From a region of the Alosa sapidissima isolate fAloSap1 chromosome 9, fAloSap1.pri, whole genome shotgun sequence genome:
- the LOC121718349 gene encoding histone H1-like, whose translation MAETAPAPAAAPAKAPKKKAPRPKKTGPSVGELVVKAISASKEKKGVSLAALKKALAAGGYDVEKNNARVKLAIKSLVTKGTLVQTKGTGASGSFKLNKKQAVEKKPVKKAAPKAKKPAAKKPAAAKKPKKAAAKKPAAAKKSPKKAAKKPATPKKATKSPKKAKKPAAPKKAAKSPKKVKAAKPKVAKPKAAKPKKAAPKKK comes from the coding sequence ATGGCAGAAACTGCTCCAGCTCCCGCTGCGGCCCCAGCAAAGGCCCCTAAGAAGAAGGCGCCCCGACCCAAGAAAACTGGCCCAAGTGTGGGCGAGCTCGTCGTCAAGGCCATCTCTGCTtcaaaagagaagaaaggagtcTCTCTGGCTGCGCTGAAGAAAGCACTGGCGGCAGGTGGGTACGATGTGGAGAAGAACAACGCTCGTGTCAAACTGGCCATCAAGAGTTTGGTCACCAAGGGAACTCTGGTCCAGACTAAAGGGACCGGCGCGTCCGGCTCGTTCAAGCTGAACAAGAAACAGGCAGTGGAAAAGAAGCCGGTAAAGAAGGCAGCTCCTAAAGCCAAAAAGCCTGCAGCGAAGAAACCTGCCGCGGCAAAGAAGCCCAAGAAGGCAGCAGCCAAGAAGCCCGCGGCCGCCAAAAAGTCTCCGAAGAAAGCAGCCAAGAAGCCCGCCACACCGAAAAAGGCAACGAAGAGCCCGAAGAAAGCCAAGAAGCCCGCTGCCCCCAAGAAGGCAGCAAAGAGCCCCAAGAAAGTAAAGGCAGCGAAACCCAAGGTGGCTAAGCCTAAAGCTGCCAAACCCAAAAAGGCTGCACCCAAGAAGAAGTAA
- the LOC121718376 gene encoding histone H2A, which translates to MSGRGKTGGKARAKAKTRSSRAGLQFPVGRVHRLLRKGNYAQRVGAGAPVYLAAVLEYLTAEILELAGNAARDNKKTRIIPRHLQLAVRNDEELNKLLGGVTIAQGGVLPNIQAVLLPKKTEKSK; encoded by the coding sequence ATGAGCGGTAGAGGCAAAACCGGTGGCAAGGCCAGAGCAAAGGCCAAGACTCGTTCATCCAGGGCTGGACTTCAGTTCCCAGTGGGCCGTGTGCATAGGCTGCTGCGTAAAGGCAACTATGCTCAGCGTGTCGGCGCTGGTGCACCGGTCTACTTGGCTGCTGTTCTCGAGTATCTGACTGCTGAGATTCTAGAGTTGGCCGGCAACGCTGCCCGTGACAACAAGAAGACTCGTATTATTCCCCGCCATCTGCAGTTGGCTGTGCGTAACGACGAGGAGTTGAACAAGCTGCTCGGCGGAGTGACCATCGCTCAGGGTGGTGTGCTGCCCAACATCCAGGCTGTACTGCTGCCCAAGAAGACTGAGAAGTCCAAGTAA
- the LOC121718385 gene encoding histone H2B-like has translation MPDPAKPAPKKGSKKAVTKTAGKGGKKRRKSRKESYAIYVYKVLKQVHPDTGISSKAMGIMNSFVNDIFERIAGEASRLAHYNKRSTISSREIQTAVRLLLPGELAKHAVSEGTKAVTKYTSSK, from the coding sequence ATGCCTGATCCAGCTAAGCCTGCCCCAAAGAAGGGCTCCAAGAAAGCCGTGACAAAGACCGCCGGCAAGGGTGGAAAGAAGCGCAGAAAGAGCAGGAAGGAGAGCTATGCCATCTACGTGTACAAAGTCTTGAAGCAGGTCCATCCTGACACCGGTATCTCTTCCAAGGCCATGGGCATTATGAACTCCTTCGTGAACGACATCTTTGAGCGTATTGCTGGAGAGGCTTCTCGCTTGGCTCACTACAACAAGCGCTCCACCATCTCTTCCAGGGAGATCCAGACCGCAGTGCGTCTGCTTCTGCCTGGTGAGCTGGCCAAGCACGCCGTGTCTGAGGGAACCAAGGCCGTCACCAAGTATACAAGCTCCAAGTAA
- the LOC121718388 gene encoding histone H2B-like, with product MPDPAKPAPKKGSKKAVTKTAVKGGKKRRKSRKESYAIYVYKVLKQVHPDTGISSKAMGIMNSFVNDIFERIAGEASRLAHYNKRSTISSREIQTAVRLLLPGELAKHAVSEGTKAVTKYTSSK from the coding sequence ATGCCTGATCCAGCTAAGCCGGCCCCAAAGAAGGGCTCTAAGAAAGCCGTGACGAAGACTGCCGTTAAGGGAGGCAAGAAACGCAGAAAGTCCAGGAAGGAGAGCTATGCCATCTATGTGTACAAAGTCCTGAAGCAGGTCCATCCTGACACCGGTATCTCTTCCAAGGCTATGGGCATTATGAACTCCTTCGTGAACGACATCTTCGAGCGCATTGCTGGAGAGGCTTCTCGCTTGGCTCACTACAACAAGCGCTCCACCATCTCTTCCAGGGAGATCCAGACCGCAGTGCGTCTGCTTCTGCCCGGTGAGCTGGCCAAGCACGCCGTCTCCGAAGGAACCAAGGCTGTCACCAAGTACACCAGCTCCAAGTGA
- the LOC121718369 gene encoding histone H2B-like, with protein MPEPAKSAPKKGSKKAVTKSSGKGGKKRKRTRKESYAIYIYKVMKQVHPDTGISSKAMGIMNSFVNDIFERIAGESSRLAHYNKRSTISSREIQTAVRLLLPGELAKHAVSEGTKAVTKYTSSKTDRID; from the exons ATGCCTGAGCCAGCGAAGTCCGCCCCGAAAAAGGGCTCCAAGAAAGCCGTGACCAAGTCATCTGGGAAAGGTGGCAAGAAGCGCAAGAGGACCAGGAAGGAGAGCTACGCCATCTATATCTACAAAGTTATGAAGCAGGTCCACCCCGACACCGGTATCTCTTCCAAGGCGATGGGTATCATGAACTCCTTCGTGAACGACATCTTTGAACGCATCGCTGGAGAGTCTTCCCGTCTGGCTCATTACAACAAGCGTTCCACCATCTCTTCCAGGGAGATCCAGACTGCAGTGCGTCTGCTTCTGCCCGGTGAGCTGGCCAAGCACGCCGTCTCTGAAGGAACCAAGGCTGTCACCAAGTACACCAGCTCCAA AACTGACCGAATAGACTGA
- the LOC121718362 gene encoding histone H3, which produces MARTKQTARKSTGGKAPRKQLATKAARKSAPATGGVKKPHRYRPGTVALREIRRYQKSTELLIRKLPFQRLVREIAQDFKTDLRFQSSAVMALQEASEAYLVGLFEDTNLCAIHAKRVTIMPKDIQLARRIRGERA; this is translated from the coding sequence ATGGCCAGAACCAAGCAAACTGCCCGCAAATCCACCGGAGGCAAGGCTCCGAGGAAACAGCTCGCCACTAAGGCTGCGCGTAAAAGCGCACCTGCAACCGGTGGCGTGAAAAAGCCTCACCGTTACAGGCCTGGCACCGTAGCTCTGAGAGAAATCCGTCGTTACCAAAAGTCCACTGAGTTGCTGATCCGCAAGCTGCCCTTCCAGCGTCTGGTCAGGGAAATAGCTCAGGATTTTAAGACTGATCTGCGCTTCCAGAGCTCTGCTGTCATGGCTCTTCAGGAGGCTAGCGAGGCTTACCTCGTCGGTCTGTTCGAGGACACAAATCTGTGCGCCATCCACGCCAAGAGAGTCACTATCATGCCCAAGGACATCCAGCTGGCTCGTCGTATCCGTGGGGAGCGTGCTTAA
- the LOC121718387 gene encoding histone H2B-like: protein MPEPAKSAPKKGSKKAVTKSAGKGGKKRKRTRKESYAIYIYKVMKQVHPDTGISSKAMGIMNSFVNDIFERIAGESSRLAHYNKRSTITSREIQTAVRLLLPGELAKHAVSEGTKAVTKYTSSK, encoded by the coding sequence ATGCCAGAGCCAGCGAAGTCCGCCCCGAAAAAGGGATCCAAGAAAGCCGTGACTAAGTCGGCTGGAAAAGGAGGTAAGAAGCGCAAGAGGACCAGGAAAGAGAGCTACGCCATCTACATCTACAAAGTCATGAAGCAGGTCCATCCCGACACTGGTATTTCTTCCAAGGCTATGGGTATCATGAACTCCTTCGTGAATGATATTTTCGAGCGCATTGCTGGAGAGTCTTCCCGTCTGGCTCACTACAACAAGCGTTCTACCATTACCTCAAGAGAGATTCAGACTGCAGTGCGTCTGCTTCTGCCTGGTGAGCTTGCAAAGCACGCCGTTTCCGAGGGAACGAAGGCCGTGACCAAGTACACCAGCTCCAAGTAA
- the LOC121718400 gene encoding histone H4, which yields MSGRGKGGKGLGKGGAKRHRKVLRDNIQGITKPAIRRLARRGGVKRISGLIYEETRGVLKVFLENVIRDAVTYTEHAKRKTVTAMDVVYALKRQGRTLYGFGG from the coding sequence ATGTCCGGAAGAGGTAAAGGAGGCAAAGGTCTTGGAAAAGGAGGCGCAAAGCGTCACCGCAAAGTTCTTCGTGATAACATCCAGGGTATCACCAAACCTGCGATTAGGCGTCTAGCTCGCCGTGGTGGTGTGAAGCGAATCTCTGGTCTCATCTACGAGGAGACCCGTGGTGTGTTGAAGGTTTTCTTGGAGAATGTAATTCGTGATGCCGTTACCTACACCGAGCACGCAAAGAGAAAAACCGTGACCGCTATGGACGTCGTCTATGCTCTGAAACGCCAGGGTCGTACTCTATACGGTTTTGGTGGATAA